From the genome of Caretta caretta isolate rCarCar2 chromosome 27, rCarCar1.hap1, whole genome shotgun sequence, one region includes:
- the LOC125626614 gene encoding myosin light chain kinase, smooth muscle-like, translating into MSQGEGGRSKEAFEYHTVTVNTMEKASDLYTQLEKLGAGKFGMVYKLQEKATGKIRAGKYFRTRTPKEREAACGEVELMNLLHHPRLVQCLAAFQSRAELVMVMEYVAGGELFERIVDDDFEHTEPTSIQYMRQILEGIQYVHRQSIVHLDLKPENIVCVNTSSHWVKIIDFGLARRLDPKSPVKVMHGTPEFMAPEVIAFEPVGFTTDMWSIGVICYILLSGDSPFQGNSDMETLHNITAAQWEFDEETFSEISQEAKDFISELLQKDSRCRLPSDQALTHPWLRKTEQSDRKVLSKERMRRFLARQKWQKTGNAVLALRRMSRLAHKLDDPVTTPSAQEKGELGHSQEEDQIFTFLPQQMEQGPSFLEPLKDQVATEGSSTCLQCHVEGFPHPEVTWLWNNAPIQESPRLRIEEEENGSCSFAIARLSVEDTGHYVCRAPSALGETECSARLTVQRGSNTQTPNAEEGPGTDQL; encoded by the exons ATGTCCCAAGGAGAAG gtgGGAGGAGCAAGGAGGCTTTTGAATACCACACCGTTACAGTAAACACCATGGAGAAGGCTTCGGACCTCTACACCCAGCTCGAGAAACTTGGGGC TGGGAAGTTCGGGATGGTTTACAAGCTGCAGGAGAAGGCCACTGGGAAGATCCGGGCAGGGAAATACTTCCGGACGCGGACGCCCAAGGAGCGGGAGGCAGCCTGCGGGGAGGTGGAGCTGATGAACCTGCTGCATCACCCCAGGCTGGTGCAGTGCCTTGCGGCCTTCCAGAGCCGGGCGGAGCTGGTGATGGTGATGGAATA CGTCGCGGGCGGGGAGCTCTTTGAGAGGATTGTGGATGACGACTTCGAGCACACGGAGCCCACCAGCATTCAGTACATGAGGCAGATCCTGGAGGGGATCCAGTACGTCCATCGCCAGAGCATCGTCCACCTGGACCTCAAACCCGAGAACATCGTCTGTGTCAACACAAGCAGCCACTGGGTCAAAATCATCGACTTTGGCCTGGCACGGAGACTGG ATCCAAAGAGCCCCGTGAAGGTGATGCACGGCACCCCGGAGTTCATGGCCCCAGAAGTGATCGCCTTTGAGCCAGTGGGATTCACCACGGACATGTGGAGCATCGGTGTGATCTGCTACATCCT GCTGAGTGGGGactcccccttccaggggaacaGTGACATGGAGACGCTGCACAACATCACGGCTGCCCAGTGGGAGTTTGATGAGGAGACCTTCTCGGAGATCTCCCAGGAGGCCAAGGACTTCATCAGCGAGCTACTGCAGAAAGACAGCCG TTGCCGGCTGCCCAGCGACCAGGCCCTCACGCACCCCTGGCTGCGGAAGACTGAGCAGAGCGACAGGAAGGTTCTGTCCAAGGAGAGGATGAGGCGATTCCTGGCCCGCCAGAAGTGGCAG AAAACAGGCAACGCCGTGCTGGCCCTGCGGAGAATGTCCCGGCTGGCCCACAAGCTGGATGACCCGGTGACCACCCCCAGTGCCCAGGAGAAGGGAG AGCTGGGCCACAGCCAGGAAGAGGATCAGATCTTCACCTTCCTGCCACAGCAGATGGAGCAGGGGCCCAGCTTCTTGGAGCCGCTGAAGGACCAAGTAGCAACGGAAGGCAGCAGTACCTGCCTCCAGTGTCACGTTGAAG GTTTTCCCCACCCGGAGGTGACGTGGCTCTGGAACAATGCCCCTATCCAGGAATCTCCCCGGCTCCGcatagaggaggaggagaatggaagCTGCTCCTTTGCCATTGCGAGGCTCTCGGTGGAGGACACGGGGCACTATGTGTGCAGGGCCCCCAGTGCCCTAGGGGAGACAGAATGCAGTGCCAGGCTGACTGTACAGAGAGGCAGCAACACGCAGACGCCAAATGCAGAGGAGGGCCCTGGAACTGACCAGCTGTGA